A single genomic interval of Macaca nemestrina isolate mMacNem1 chromosome 14, mMacNem.hap1, whole genome shotgun sequence harbors:
- the LOC105485732 gene encoding rho guanine nucleotide exchange factor 39 isoform X1: MEIHYPGVRSPVQEQRARWERKRACTARELLETERRYQEQLGLVATYFLGILKAKGTLRPPERQALFGSWELIYGASQELLPYLEGGCWGQGLEGFCRHLELYNQFAANSERSQTTLQEQLKKNKGFRRFVRLQESRPEFGGLQLQDLLPLPLQRLQQYENLVVALAENTGPNSPDHQQLTRAARLISETAQRVHTIGQKQKNDQHLRRVQALLSGRQAKGLTSGRWFLRQGWLLVVPPHGEPRPRMFFLFTDVLLMAKPRPPLHLLQSGTFACKALYPMAQCQLSRVFGHSGGPCGGLLSLSFPHEKLLLMSTDQEELSRWYHSLTWTISSQKN, from the exons ATGGAGATCCACTACCCGGGTGTGCGGTCCCCGGTGCAAGAGCAGCGTGCCCGCTGGGAGCGGAAACGCGCTTGCACCGCCCGGGAGCTGCTAGAGACTGAGCGGCGCTACCAAGAACAGCTGGGGCTGGTGGCCACG TACTTTTTGGGGATCCTGAAAGCCAAGGGGACCCTGCGACCACCTGAGCGCCAGGCCCTGTTTGGCTCCTGGGAGCTCATCTACGGCGCCAGCCA GGAGCTGCTTCCCTACCTGGAAGGAGGATGCTGGGGCCAAGGGCTGGAGGGCTTCTGCCGCCACTTGGAGCTCTATAACCAATTTGCTGCCAACTCAGAGAGATCCCAGACCACCCTGCAG GAGcagctaaagaaaaataaaggtttcCGGAGGTTTGTGCGGCTTCAGGAAAGCCGCCCTGAGTTTGGGGGCCTTCAGCTCCAGGACCTActccctctgcctctgcagcGGCTCCAGCA GTATGAGAATCTCGTCGTTGCTTTGGCTGAAAACACAGGTCCCAACAGCCCTGACCATCAACAGCTCACAC GGGCTGCCCGACTGATAAGTGAGACTGCCCAGAGAGTCCACACTATTGGTCAGAAACAGAAGAATGACCAGCACCTTCGGCGTGTCCAGGCTCTGCTCAGTGGACGCCAGGCAAAGGGGCTGACCTCAG GGCGCTGGTTCCTACGCCAGGGCTGGCTGTTGGTGGTGCCTCCCCATGGGGAGCCTCGGCCCCGCATGTTCTTCCTCTTCACTGATGTGCTGCTCATGGCCAAGCCTCGACCTCCACTGCACCTGCTGCAGAGTGGCACCTTTGCCTGCAAGGCCCTCTACCCCATGGCCCAGTGTCAACTCAGCAGGGTCTTTGGCCACTCAGGAGGCCCTTGTGGTGGGTTGCTCAGT CTGTCCTTCCCTCATGAGAAGCTACTGCTTATGTCCACAGACCAGGAGGAGCTGTCACGCTGGTACCACAGTCTGACTTGGACTATCAG CAGCCAGAAAAACTAG
- the LOC105485729 gene encoding signaling threshold-regulating transmembrane adapter 1, with product MNQADPRLRAVCLWTLTSAAMSRGDNCTDLLTLGIPSITQAWGLWVLFGAVTLLFLISLAAHLSQWIRGRSRSHPGQGRSGGSVEEVPLYGNLHYLQTGRLSQDPGPDQQDPTPGGPARAAEEVMCYTSLQLRPPQGRIPGPGTPIKYSEVVLDSEPKSQALGPEPELYASVCAQTRRARASFPDQAYANSQPAAS from the exons ATGAACCAGGCTGACCCTCGGCTCAGAGCAGTGTGCTTGTGGACTCTCACATCAGCAGCCATGAGCAGAGGTGACAACTGCACGGATCTACTCACACTGG GAATCCCCTCCATAACCCAGGCCTGGGGACTGTGGGTCCTCTTCGGAGCTGTGACGCTGCTGTTTCTCATCTCGCTGGCTGCACACTTGTCCCAGTGGATCAGGGGCCGGAGCAGGAGCCATCCGGGGCAGGGACG CTCTGGAGGGTCTGTGGAAGAGGTTCCGCTGTATGGGAACCTGCATTATCTACAGACAG GACGGCTGTCTCAAGACCCAGGACCAGACCAGCAGGATCCAACTCCTGGAGGCCCTGCCAGG GCTGCAGAGGAAGTGATGTGCTACACCAGCCTACAGCTGCGGCCTCCTCAGGGTCGGATCCCAGGCCCTGGGACCCCCATCAAGTACTCAGAGGTGGTGCTGGACTCTGAGCCAAAGTCCCAGGCCTTGGGCCCCGAGCCGGAGCTCTATGCCTCAGTATGTGCCCAGACCCGCAGGGCCCGAGCCTCCTTCCCCGATCAGGCCTATGCCAACAGCCAGCCTGCAGCCAGCTGA
- the LOC105485730 gene encoding coiled-coil domain-containing protein 107 isoform X2, which translates to MAGPVSLFGMVGLLLVSALPGVLGDRASPDLRAHPGNAAHPGSGATEPRRRPPLKDQRERARAGSLPLGALYTAAVVAFVLYKCLQGKDETAVLHKEASKQQPLQSEQQLAQLTQQLAQTEQHLNNLMAQLDPLFERVTTLAGAQQELLNMKLRTIHELLQDSKPDKETSRPLPEDFYLKQDEEEVGDSQDWEEPTNWTTETWNLSTSWEVERGLRRRCSQTVAEGPSHSPGWEGGTIAEG; encoded by the exons ATGGCGGGCCCAGTTTCGCTCTTCGGTATGGTGGGGCTGCTGCTTGTGTCTGCGCTGCCCGGGGTCCTAGGAGACCGCGCCAGTCCCGACCTCCGGGCACACCCAG GGAACGCAGCCCACCCCGGCTCTGGGGCCACGGAACCCCGACGGCGACCACCGCTCAAGGACCAGCGCGAGCGGGCCCGGGCCGGGTCGCTGCCTCTGGGGGCGCTTTACACCGCGGCCGTCGTGGCTTTTGTGCTGTACAAGTGTTTGCAG GGGAAAGATGAAACTGCAGTTCTCCACAAGGAGGCAAGCAAGCAGCAGCCACTGCAGTCAG AGCAACAGCTGGCCCAGTTGACACAACAGCTGGCCCAGACAGAGCAGCACCTGAACAACCTGATGGCCCAGCTGGACCCCCTTTTTGAGCG TGTGACTACTCTGGCTGGAGCCCAGCAGGAACTTCTGAACATGAAGCTACGGACCATCCACGAGCTGCTGCAAGACAGCAAGCCGGACAAGG AGACCAGCAGACCTCTTCCTGAGGACTTTTATTTAAAGCAGGACGAGGAGGAGGTTGGTGACAGTCAGGACTGGGAGGAGCCCACAAACTGGACCACAGAGACATGGAACCTATCTACTTCCTGGGAGGTGGAGCGGGGGCTACGGAGAAGGTGCAGCCAGACTGTGGCAGAGGGCCCCAGTCACAGCCCCGGCTGGGAAGGAGGGACGATAGCTGAAGGTTGA
- the LOC105485732 gene encoding rho guanine nucleotide exchange factor 39 isoform X2, with the protein MEIHYPGVRSPVQEQRARWERKRACTARELLETERRYQEQLGLVATYFLGILKAKGTLRPPERQALFGSWELIYGASQELLPYLEGGCWGQGLEGFCRHLELYNQFAANSERSQTTLQEQLKKNKGFRRFVRLQESRPEFGGLQLQDLLPLPLQRLQQYENLVVALAENTGPNSPDHQQLTRAARLISETAQRVHTIGQKQKNDQHLRRVQALLSGRQAKGLTSGRWFLRQGWLLVVPPHGEPRPRMFFLFTDVLLMAKPRPPLHLLQSGTFACKALYPMAQCQLSRVFGHSGGPCGGLLSLSFPHEKLLLMSTDQEELSRWYHSLTWTISQKN; encoded by the exons ATGGAGATCCACTACCCGGGTGTGCGGTCCCCGGTGCAAGAGCAGCGTGCCCGCTGGGAGCGGAAACGCGCTTGCACCGCCCGGGAGCTGCTAGAGACTGAGCGGCGCTACCAAGAACAGCTGGGGCTGGTGGCCACG TACTTTTTGGGGATCCTGAAAGCCAAGGGGACCCTGCGACCACCTGAGCGCCAGGCCCTGTTTGGCTCCTGGGAGCTCATCTACGGCGCCAGCCA GGAGCTGCTTCCCTACCTGGAAGGAGGATGCTGGGGCCAAGGGCTGGAGGGCTTCTGCCGCCACTTGGAGCTCTATAACCAATTTGCTGCCAACTCAGAGAGATCCCAGACCACCCTGCAG GAGcagctaaagaaaaataaaggtttcCGGAGGTTTGTGCGGCTTCAGGAAAGCCGCCCTGAGTTTGGGGGCCTTCAGCTCCAGGACCTActccctctgcctctgcagcGGCTCCAGCA GTATGAGAATCTCGTCGTTGCTTTGGCTGAAAACACAGGTCCCAACAGCCCTGACCATCAACAGCTCACAC GGGCTGCCCGACTGATAAGTGAGACTGCCCAGAGAGTCCACACTATTGGTCAGAAACAGAAGAATGACCAGCACCTTCGGCGTGTCCAGGCTCTGCTCAGTGGACGCCAGGCAAAGGGGCTGACCTCAG GGCGCTGGTTCCTACGCCAGGGCTGGCTGTTGGTGGTGCCTCCCCATGGGGAGCCTCGGCCCCGCATGTTCTTCCTCTTCACTGATGTGCTGCTCATGGCCAAGCCTCGACCTCCACTGCACCTGCTGCAGAGTGGCACCTTTGCCTGCAAGGCCCTCTACCCCATGGCCCAGTGTCAACTCAGCAGGGTCTTTGGCCACTCAGGAGGCCCTTGTGGTGGGTTGCTCAGT CTGTCCTTCCCTCATGAGAAGCTACTGCTTATGTCCACAGACCAGGAGGAGCTGTCACGCTGGTACCACAGTCTGACTTGGACTATCAG CCAGAAAAACTAG
- the LOC105485732 gene encoding rho guanine nucleotide exchange factor 39 isoform X3 translates to MLGVCQTLKQYFLGILKAKGTLRPPERQALFGSWELIYGASQELLPYLEGGCWGQGLEGFCRHLELYNQFAANSERSQTTLQEQLKKNKGFRRFVRLQESRPEFGGLQLQDLLPLPLQRLQQYENLVVALAENTGPNSPDHQQLTRAARLISETAQRVHTIGQKQKNDQHLRRVQALLSGRQAKGLTSGRWFLRQGWLLVVPPHGEPRPRMFFLFTDVLLMAKPRPPLHLLQSGTFACKALYPMAQCQLSRVFGHSGGPCGGLLSLSFPHEKLLLMSTDQEELSRWYHSLTWTISSQKN, encoded by the exons ATGCTGGGAGTCTGCCAAACCCTAAAACAG TACTTTTTGGGGATCCTGAAAGCCAAGGGGACCCTGCGACCACCTGAGCGCCAGGCCCTGTTTGGCTCCTGGGAGCTCATCTACGGCGCCAGCCA GGAGCTGCTTCCCTACCTGGAAGGAGGATGCTGGGGCCAAGGGCTGGAGGGCTTCTGCCGCCACTTGGAGCTCTATAACCAATTTGCTGCCAACTCAGAGAGATCCCAGACCACCCTGCAG GAGcagctaaagaaaaataaaggtttcCGGAGGTTTGTGCGGCTTCAGGAAAGCCGCCCTGAGTTTGGGGGCCTTCAGCTCCAGGACCTActccctctgcctctgcagcGGCTCCAGCA GTATGAGAATCTCGTCGTTGCTTTGGCTGAAAACACAGGTCCCAACAGCCCTGACCATCAACAGCTCACAC GGGCTGCCCGACTGATAAGTGAGACTGCCCAGAGAGTCCACACTATTGGTCAGAAACAGAAGAATGACCAGCACCTTCGGCGTGTCCAGGCTCTGCTCAGTGGACGCCAGGCAAAGGGGCTGACCTCAG GGCGCTGGTTCCTACGCCAGGGCTGGCTGTTGGTGGTGCCTCCCCATGGGGAGCCTCGGCCCCGCATGTTCTTCCTCTTCACTGATGTGCTGCTCATGGCCAAGCCTCGACCTCCACTGCACCTGCTGCAGAGTGGCACCTTTGCCTGCAAGGCCCTCTACCCCATGGCCCAGTGTCAACTCAGCAGGGTCTTTGGCCACTCAGGAGGCCCTTGTGGTGGGTTGCTCAGT CTGTCCTTCCCTCATGAGAAGCTACTGCTTATGTCCACAGACCAGGAGGAGCTGTCACGCTGGTACCACAGTCTGACTTGGACTATCAG CAGCCAGAAAAACTAG
- the LOC105485730 gene encoding coiled-coil domain-containing protein 107 isoform X1: protein MAGPVSLFGMVGLLLVSALPGVLGDRASPDLRAHPGNAAHPGSGATEPRRRPPLKDQRERARAGSLPLGALYTAAVVAFVLYKCLQGKDETAVLHKEASKQQPLQSEQQLAQLTQQLAQTEQHLNNLMAQLDPLFERVTTLAGAQQELLNMKLRTIHELLQDSKPDKGMEASEPETSRPLPEDFYLKQDEEEVGDSQDWEEPTNWTTETWNLSTSWEVERGLRRRCSQTVAEGPSHSPGWEGGTIAEG from the exons ATGGCGGGCCCAGTTTCGCTCTTCGGTATGGTGGGGCTGCTGCTTGTGTCTGCGCTGCCCGGGGTCCTAGGAGACCGCGCCAGTCCCGACCTCCGGGCACACCCAG GGAACGCAGCCCACCCCGGCTCTGGGGCCACGGAACCCCGACGGCGACCACCGCTCAAGGACCAGCGCGAGCGGGCCCGGGCCGGGTCGCTGCCTCTGGGGGCGCTTTACACCGCGGCCGTCGTGGCTTTTGTGCTGTACAAGTGTTTGCAG GGGAAAGATGAAACTGCAGTTCTCCACAAGGAGGCAAGCAAGCAGCAGCCACTGCAGTCAG AGCAACAGCTGGCCCAGTTGACACAACAGCTGGCCCAGACAGAGCAGCACCTGAACAACCTGATGGCCCAGCTGGACCCCCTTTTTGAGCG TGTGACTACTCTGGCTGGAGCCCAGCAGGAACTTCTGAACATGAAGCTACGGACCATCCACGAGCTGCTGCAAGACAGCAAGCCGGACAAGGGTATGGAGGCTTCAGAACCAG AGACCAGCAGACCTCTTCCTGAGGACTTTTATTTAAAGCAGGACGAGGAGGAGGTTGGTGACAGTCAGGACTGGGAGGAGCCCACAAACTGGACCACAGAGACATGGAACCTATCTACTTCCTGGGAGGTGGAGCGGGGGCTACGGAGAAGGTGCAGCCAGACTGTGGCAGAGGGCCCCAGTCACAGCCCCGGCTGGGAAGGAGGGACGATAGCTGAAGGTTGA
- the LOC105485732 gene encoding rho guanine nucleotide exchange factor 39 isoform X4, protein MEIHYPGVRSPVQEQRARWERKRACTARELLETERRYQEQLGLVATYFLGILKAKGTLRPPERQALFGSWELIYGASQELLPYLEGGCWGQGLEGFCRHLELYNQFAANSERSQTTLQEQLKKNKGFRRFVRLQESRPEFGGLQLQDLLPLPLQRLQQYENLVVALAENTGPNSPDHQQLTRRWFLRQGWLLVVPPHGEPRPRMFFLFTDVLLMAKPRPPLHLLQSGTFACKALYPMAQCQLSRVFGHSGGPCGGLLSLSFPHEKLLLMSTDQEELSRWYHSLTWTISSQKN, encoded by the exons ATGGAGATCCACTACCCGGGTGTGCGGTCCCCGGTGCAAGAGCAGCGTGCCCGCTGGGAGCGGAAACGCGCTTGCACCGCCCGGGAGCTGCTAGAGACTGAGCGGCGCTACCAAGAACAGCTGGGGCTGGTGGCCACG TACTTTTTGGGGATCCTGAAAGCCAAGGGGACCCTGCGACCACCTGAGCGCCAGGCCCTGTTTGGCTCCTGGGAGCTCATCTACGGCGCCAGCCA GGAGCTGCTTCCCTACCTGGAAGGAGGATGCTGGGGCCAAGGGCTGGAGGGCTTCTGCCGCCACTTGGAGCTCTATAACCAATTTGCTGCCAACTCAGAGAGATCCCAGACCACCCTGCAG GAGcagctaaagaaaaataaaggtttcCGGAGGTTTGTGCGGCTTCAGGAAAGCCGCCCTGAGTTTGGGGGCCTTCAGCTCCAGGACCTActccctctgcctctgcagcGGCTCCAGCA GTATGAGAATCTCGTCGTTGCTTTGGCTGAAAACACAGGTCCCAACAGCCCTGACCATCAACAGCTCACAC GGCGCTGGTTCCTACGCCAGGGCTGGCTGTTGGTGGTGCCTCCCCATGGGGAGCCTCGGCCCCGCATGTTCTTCCTCTTCACTGATGTGCTGCTCATGGCCAAGCCTCGACCTCCACTGCACCTGCTGCAGAGTGGCACCTTTGCCTGCAAGGCCCTCTACCCCATGGCCCAGTGTCAACTCAGCAGGGTCTTTGGCCACTCAGGAGGCCCTTGTGGTGGGTTGCTCAGT CTGTCCTTCCCTCATGAGAAGCTACTGCTTATGTCCACAGACCAGGAGGAGCTGTCACGCTGGTACCACAGTCTGACTTGGACTATCAG CAGCCAGAAAAACTAG